The Flavobacteriales bacterium genome has a window encoding:
- a CDS encoding tryptophanase: MQHKTIIEPFRIKSVEPIQLSTEKERVANLQEAHYNAFLLMSDQVIIDLLTDSGTSAMSSSQWAGIMEGDEAYAGSHSWLHLERVINDLTGFEFILPTHQGRAAERIIYSHLGGKGKTFISNTHFDTTRANIEFSGAEAIDIPVPESSNMASYHPFKGNMDVERLSSLINEKGAENIGAVILTVTNNSSGGQPVSMENAQQVADVCKQNGVMFLLDCCRIAENSYFIQHREAGYGDQTYRQIAKEMFALADGAVMSAKKDALVNMGGFLALKDKQLADACKSLLIITEGFTTYGGLSGRDMEAMAIGLEEVFDPHYLQYRIKSTEYLGSRLRDMGVPIIWPTGGHAVYVDAKQLYAHIPPQEYPGQSLVCELYRLGGIRSVEIGSVMFGKYDGSGKLIPAPMELVRLAIPRRVYTQSHIEYVIETFAQIMKERETTRGYRITEEPKFLRHFTAHFEPI, translated from the coding sequence ATGCAACACAAGACGATCATAGAGCCTTTCCGCATAAAAAGTGTGGAACCGATACAGCTTTCAACAGAAAAGGAACGCGTGGCCAATTTGCAGGAAGCCCATTACAATGCTTTTCTGCTGATGTCCGATCAGGTCATTATCGACCTGTTGACCGACAGTGGCACATCGGCCATGAGTTCCTCGCAGTGGGCAGGCATTATGGAAGGAGATGAGGCCTATGCCGGTTCGCATTCGTGGTTGCACTTGGAACGGGTTATCAATGATCTGACAGGGTTTGAATTCATTCTTCCGACCCACCAGGGACGAGCGGCCGAACGGATCATTTACAGTCATTTGGGCGGAAAGGGAAAAACCTTCATCAGCAACACGCACTTCGATACCACGCGCGCAAACATCGAGTTTTCCGGTGCCGAAGCCATTGATATTCCCGTGCCCGAATCGAGCAACATGGCAAGTTATCATCCCTTTAAAGGGAATATGGATGTGGAGCGGTTGAGCAGCCTGATCAATGAAAAAGGGGCAGAGAACATCGGTGCGGTCATACTTACCGTGACCAACAACAGCAGTGGCGGACAGCCGGTAAGCATGGAGAATGCCCAACAGGTGGCCGATGTTTGCAAGCAGAACGGGGTCATGTTCCTGCTCGATTGTTGCCGAATTGCAGAGAACAGTTATTTCATTCAGCATCGCGAAGCAGGTTATGGGGATCAGACCTATCGGCAGATCGCCAAAGAAATGTTCGCCTTGGCTGATGGGGCCGTGATGAGCGCCAAAAAAGATGCGTTGGTCAACATGGGCGGTTTTCTGGCGCTTAAGGACAAACAGTTGGCCGATGCCTGCAAGAGTCTGCTCATCATTACCGAAGGATTTACAACCTACGGTGGCCTTTCTGGCCGCGATATGGAGGCCATGGCCATTGGGCTGGAAGAAGTGTTCGACCCACATTATTTACAGTACCGGATCAAAAGCACGGAATACCTCGGTTCGCGCTTGCGCGATATGGGCGTGCCGATCATTTGGCCAACGGGCGGCCATGCCGTTTATGTGGATGCCAAGCAATTGTACGCGCACATTCCTCCGCAGGAATATCCTGGCCAGAGCCTTGTTTGCGAACTGTACCGATTGGGCGGCATCCGTTCAGTAGAGATCGGTTCGGTGATGTTCGGAAAGTATGACGGATCTGGAAAGTTGATCCCTGCACCGATGGAGTTGGTGCGTCTGGCCATTCCCCGCAGGGTTTACACGCAAAGCCACATTGAGTATGTGATCGAAACCTTTGCCCAGATCATGAAGGAGCGTGAAACCACACGTGGCTATCGGATAACGGAGGAACCGAAATTCCTCCGTCATTTCACAGCTCATTTTGAGCCTATTTAA
- a CDS encoding adenosylcobalamin-dependent ribonucleoside-diphosphate reductase, whose product MAAKDTSKTARKEDNTTPTFLYKEVLKKCLDYFDGDQLAATTWINKYAMRDADGKLVETSPDDMHKRMAKQFARIEANYAPPTELGTKTALLSEYGQQRHPMTEDEIYNLFRDFNYVIPQGSVMAALGNPYMLASLSNCVVIPEVYDSYGGIMYTDQQLVQLFKRRCGVGVDMSTIRPAGLRVNNAAGSTSGAVSFMERFSNTTREVSQNGRRGALMLTMDIAHPDVEDFVTIKQDLTKVTGANISVRISDEFMKAVRDNKSFTHRWPIDAKKPKITKKVNARELWNTIIQCAHNTAEPGLIFWDRQHYYSTSSVYPGFKNVSTNPCSEIAMQGGDSCRLIALNLYSFVNDPFMENASFNHKKFWKTTYESQRLMDNLVDLELEAIERILKKVKSDPEPDNIKQVEIETWELLYNAGRSGRRTGLGFTALADAVAALGLKFDTDEAMAEMEKMMRTKCDAEFNCSIDMAIERGKFEAFDPKIENTSEFVQMLKTDFPNIYERMMQHGRRNISISTVAPTGTLSMLAQTSSGIEPVFLTSYKRRRKVMESTPDVKVSFVDELGDRWEEFTVYHPKLKKWMEVTGETDEAKSPYKGSTAPEIDWLQRVQLQAMVQKYVTHSISSTINLPEDVSQEKVGEIYLKAWEKGVKGITVYRDGSRSGVLVSNEEKQEETTDAIIETRPPRRPKKLEAEVVRFQNEKEKWIAVIGLLNGRPYEIFTGRSEDAFHLPTWVNTGWIIKERDGKGAARYDFQYMDKDGYRVTIEGLSRSFNEEFWNYAKLISGVLRHGMPLPYVVNLVSRLNLFDENINTWKNGVERTLKRYIPDGTKTDHKCPSCNDPEGLIYEEGCLKCKSCGHSKCG is encoded by the coding sequence ATGGCCGCAAAAGACACATCTAAAACAGCAAGAAAAGAAGACAACACAACCCCAACATTTCTGTATAAAGAAGTCCTGAAAAAGTGCTTGGATTACTTTGATGGCGACCAACTGGCGGCCACCACATGGATCAACAAATACGCCATGCGTGATGCTGATGGAAAATTGGTCGAAACATCACCTGACGATATGCACAAACGCATGGCCAAGCAGTTTGCGCGCATCGAAGCCAATTATGCGCCTCCTACCGAACTTGGCACCAAAACCGCATTGCTCTCGGAGTACGGTCAGCAGCGCCACCCGATGACCGAAGATGAGATCTACAACCTTTTCCGCGATTTCAACTACGTGATTCCGCAGGGCAGCGTAATGGCCGCATTGGGAAATCCGTACATGTTGGCCTCGCTGAGCAATTGTGTGGTCATTCCTGAGGTGTACGACAGTTATGGCGGCATCATGTACACCGACCAGCAACTGGTGCAGCTTTTCAAAAGGCGCTGTGGCGTGGGGGTGGACATGTCAACCATCCGTCCGGCAGGACTTCGTGTAAACAATGCGGCAGGAAGCACTTCGGGAGCAGTTTCGTTCATGGAGCGTTTTTCCAATACCACGCGTGAAGTTTCGCAGAACGGAAGACGCGGTGCGCTGATGCTCACCATGGACATTGCCCATCCGGATGTGGAGGATTTTGTCACCATTAAACAGGATCTGACCAAGGTTACGGGCGCCAATATTTCGGTGCGCATTTCGGATGAGTTCATGAAAGCCGTGCGCGACAATAAATCGTTTACGCACCGCTGGCCGATCGATGCCAAAAAACCGAAGATCACTAAAAAAGTGAACGCCCGAGAATTGTGGAACACCATTATTCAATGCGCCCACAACACGGCAGAACCAGGGCTGATCTTCTGGGACAGGCAGCATTACTATTCCACGTCATCGGTCTATCCGGGATTTAAGAATGTGAGCACCAACCCGTGTTCGGAAATTGCCATGCAGGGCGGTGACAGTTGCCGCTTGATCGCGCTCAATCTCTACTCGTTTGTCAATGATCCGTTCATGGAAAATGCCTCTTTCAATCACAAAAAATTCTGGAAGACCACGTACGAGTCCCAACGACTGATGGACAACCTCGTGGACCTGGAACTGGAGGCCATTGAGCGCATTCTGAAAAAAGTGAAAAGCGACCCCGAACCCGACAACATCAAACAGGTGGAAATTGAAACGTGGGAACTGCTTTACAATGCAGGAAGATCGGGCCGTAGAACAGGACTCGGTTTCACGGCATTGGCCGATGCGGTAGCTGCGCTGGGGCTGAAATTCGATACGGATGAGGCCATGGCCGAAATGGAAAAGATGATGCGCACCAAGTGCGATGCGGAGTTCAACTGCTCCATCGATATGGCCATTGAACGCGGAAAATTCGAGGCGTTCGACCCGAAAATTGAGAACACTTCGGAATTCGTGCAGATGCTGAAAACCGATTTCCCGAACATCTATGAACGGATGATGCAGCACGGCAGGCGCAATATTTCCATCAGCACCGTGGCTCCGACAGGAACACTGAGCATGTTGGCGCAGACCTCGTCTGGCATCGAACCTGTTTTTCTTACCAGTTACAAACGCAGACGTAAAGTGATGGAAAGCACACCCGATGTGAAGGTTTCCTTCGTGGATGAATTGGGCGACCGTTGGGAGGAGTTCACGGTTTATCATCCCAAACTCAAAAAGTGGATGGAAGTGACCGGTGAGACCGATGAGGCAAAAAGTCCTTACAAGGGTTCAACCGCACCTGAAATTGATTGGCTGCAACGTGTGCAATTGCAGGCCATGGTGCAGAAATATGTTACGCATTCCATCAGCTCTACAATCAATCTGCCAGAAGATGTGAGCCAGGAAAAGGTTGGCGAGATCTACCTGAAAGCATGGGAAAAAGGTGTGAAGGGCATCACGGTCTATCGCGATGGTTCGCGTTCTGGTGTGCTTGTTTCCAACGAAGAGAAACAGGAAGAAACTACAGATGCGATCATCGAAACACGCCCACCCCGCAGACCGAAAAAACTGGAGGCCGAAGTGGTCCGTTTCCAGAACGAAAAGGAAAAATGGATCGCGGTGATCGGACTGCTGAACGGCCGTCCGTACGAGATCTTCACAGGTCGGTCGGAAGACGCTTTTCATCTGCCCACTTGGGTCAACACGGGCTGGATCATCAAAGAACGGGATGGGAAAGGTGCTGCGCGCTACGATTTCCAGTACATGGACAAGGACGGTTACCGTGTGACGATCGAAGGATTATCGCGCAGTTTCAACGAAGAGTTCTGGAACTATGCCAAGCTCATTTCGGGCGTGCTGCGCCACGGCATGCCGCTGCCGTATGTGGTCAATCTGGTTTCGCGGCTCAACCTGTTCGATGAGAACATCAATACATGGAAAAACGGGGTGGAACGAACACTGAAGCGCTATATTCCGGATGGCACCAAAACAGACCACAAATGCCCGTCATGCAACGACCCAGAAGGGCTGATCTACGAAGAAGGCTGCCTCAAATGCAAGAGCTGCGGGCACAGTAAGTGTGGTTAA
- the ric gene encoding iron-sulfur cluster repair di-iron protein has translation MTVTDEKTIGEMVAENYRTAPIFKKYGIDFCCRGGRTVEDACLAKGIDPEPLINELAQVAERQTKTDVDYATWKLDRLANHIEDRHHTYVEQATEELKPFLDKVAKVHGNEHPYLLVVRELFYESAGNLAQHMKKEELILFPFIKRMQLALDTGEPLAKPSFGTVNNPIAMMKAEHEDEGQRFETMSELTNGFNPPEYACNTWRVTYHLLKEFQEDLHLHIHLENNILFPKALELEAGQTTI, from the coding sequence ATGACCGTTACAGACGAAAAGACCATTGGTGAAATGGTGGCTGAGAATTATCGCACCGCACCAATCTTCAAGAAATATGGCATCGACTTCTGTTGCCGTGGCGGCCGAACGGTGGAAGATGCTTGCCTTGCAAAAGGAATTGATCCCGAACCGCTGATAAACGAACTGGCTCAGGTTGCTGAAAGGCAAACCAAGACGGATGTTGATTACGCCACTTGGAAATTGGATCGATTGGCCAATCACATTGAAGACCGACATCATACCTATGTGGAACAAGCCACGGAAGAATTGAAACCATTCCTTGATAAAGTGGCGAAGGTGCACGGCAATGAGCATCCCTACCTTTTGGTGGTTCGTGAATTATTCTACGAAAGCGCTGGAAACCTTGCACAACACATGAAGAAAGAAGAGCTGATCCTGTTCCCGTTCATCAAGAGAATGCAATTGGCACTTGATACGGGAGAGCCGTTGGCGAAACCATCGTTTGGCACAGTCAACAACCCTATTGCAATGATGAAAGCGGAGCATGAAGATGAGGGCCAACGCTTTGAGACCATGAGCGAATTGACCAACGGTTTCAATCCGCCAGAATATGCGTGCAACACGTGGCGCGTGACTTACCATCTGCTCAAGGAGTTTCAAGAAGATCTTCATCTTCACATCCATCTGGAGAACAATATTCTGTTCCCAAAAGCCTTGGAATTGGAAGCTGGGCAAACAACAATTTGA